The Episyrphus balteatus chromosome 4, idEpiBalt1.1, whole genome shotgun sequence genome includes a window with the following:
- the LOC129919294 gene encoding larval serum protein 1 gamma chain-like — translation MKLAVLIVACMAIVAVQSASIFSFEGKIADKTMMEKQRFILEILLRVDHDLLMEEWIKLGGKLINDKSHYVKYNESMMKFYQSYKIGGLLPKKEFFSVMQPIHMLQAEGLFNFFYYAKDFETFVQNVAWARMNVNEGMFVYCLTMAVIHRSDMQGIIMPQIYEILPSMFLNGKYIMAAEKFDYDAFSKQMMLKKEMASIYDQDRMTEMSGNQFYMRDWKVHQWWNLMGLGEGWQMEKNRTIRDGIMLMQNDSLLNSLYGDLKMIYLPVDYTRDIEMMNEDSLMSYFTEDIGLNAWFYYMNLDYSKMLSGKEFNLDKDRRGELFIYNIQQLLARYYAERLSNGLGEFNTLSWYGLVKTGYNPQLMYHNGNGFTVRKNYYELEYYQNVDLLKRIMNVERRIDDIIESGKFVLRDGSIVDLTLPGAIEHIGNMMQGNMDVLDRQILGYWWMLSSMYLSGNDLNSLMIMPNVLMNYETMLRDPLSFKLFKMMVNKFYMFKNQLPAYTRKEMLLPGVEILDVELSKLMTYFDFTDMDITTLLNDKMIFQDGKYVWDKALMARQMRLNHDVFDMKLKIMSDKVQKAVVRIYMAPEFDQYGRKMILSENRENYMQLDEFLVDLVVGENLIKRDSNDFEWASGDPLSYTEIYNYLMKCYDGKHQMNMNISESHSMFPDRLMLPRGWISGMPMEMFFVVSPYNADYEQYSKYDPSYLAGIGSGVRRVDNMPMGYPLDRKIENFEEFLVPNMYFKSVKIYHMDNLERYYPMKYENYGKFDYEYYV, via the exons AGAGTCACTATGTG AAATACAACGAATCGATGATGAAATTCTATCAATCCTACAAAATTGGTGGACTCTTACCCAAAAAAGAattcttcagtgtaatgcaACCCATCCACATGCTCCAAGCCGAAGGTCTCTTCAACTTCTTCTACTACGCCAAGGACTTTGAGACGTTCGTCCAGAACGTCGCATGGGCTCGTATGAATGTCAACGAAGGTATGTTCGTCTACTGCTTGACCATGGCTGTCATCCACCGTTCCGATATGCAAGGAATCATTATGCCCCAGATCTACGAAATCCTCCCTAGCATGTTTCTTAACGGTAAATACATAATGGCCGCTGAAAAATTCGACTACGATGCATTCAGCAAACAAATGATGCTTAAAAAAGAAATGGCATCGATTTACGATCAAGATCGCATGACCGAAATGTCTGGAAATCAATTTTACATGAGAGACTGGAAGGTCCATCAATGGTGGAATCTAATGGGTCTTGGTGAAGGTTGGCAAATGGAGAAAAACCGCACAATTCGTGATGGAATAATGCTAATGCAAAACGATTCCTTGTTGAATTCGCTTTATGGTGATTTGAAAATGATTTACTTGCCAGTTGATTACACTCGTGATATTGAAATGATGAACGAAGACTCTTTGATGAGTTACTTTACCGAAGATATTGGCTTGAATGCTTGGTTCTACTACATGAACTTGGATTATTCCAAAATGTTGTCCGGCAAGGAATTCAACTTGGACAAAGATCGTCGTGGTGAATTATTCATTTACAACATTCAACAGCTTTTGGCTCGTTACTACGCTGAACGTTTGTCGAACGGTCTTGGTGAATTCAACACTCTTTCTTGGTATGGTTTGGTCAAAACTGGTTACAATCCACAACTTATGTACCACAATGGAAACGGATTCACAGTCAGGAAGAACTACTACGAATTGGAATATTACCAAAATGTCGATTTGTTGAAGAGGATCATGAATGTTGAACGTAGAATTGATGATATCATTGAGTCTGGAAAATTCGTCTTGAGGGACGGTTCTATTGTTGATCTTACTCTTCCCGGAGCCATTGAACATATCGGAAATATGATGCAAGGAAACATGGATGTTTTAGACAGACAAATCTTGGGCTACTGGTGGATGTTGTCTTCCATGTACCTCAGTGGAAATGATCTCAACAGCTTGATGATAATGCCAAATGTCCTTATGAACTACGAAACAATGCTCCGTGATCCACTATCATTCAAACTCTTCAAAATGATGGTAAACAAATTCTACATGTTCAAGAACCAACTTCCAGCTTATACACGCAAAGAAATGCTCCTTCCAGGTGTTGAAATCCTTGATGTTGAACTTAGCAAACTTATGACATACTTTGATTTCACCGACATGGACATTACAACTTTGTTGAATGACAAAATGATCTTCCAAGATGGTAAATACGTTTGGGATAAGGCTTTAATGGCTCGTCAAATGCGTCTAAACCACGATGTATTCGACATGAAATTGAAGATTATGTCTGACAAGGTCCAAAAGGCTGTTGTTCGTATTTACATGGCTCCTGAATTCGATCAATATGGTAGAAAGATGATTTTGAGTGAGAACCGTGAAAATTACATGCAACTTGATGAATTCCTTGTCGATTTGGTTGTGGGTGAGAACCTTATCAAACGAGACTCGAATGATTTCGAATGGGCTTCTGGTGATCCACTTTCTTATACAGAAATTTACAATTACTTGATGAAGTGTTATGATGGTAAACACCAAATGAACATGAACATTTCTGAATCACACTCAATGTTCCCAGACCGTTTGATGTTGCCACGTGGATGGATCAGTGGTATGCCAATGGAAATGTTCTTTGTTGTTAGTCCATACAATGCTGATTATGAACAATACTCGAAATATGATCCTTCGTATTTGGCTGGAATTGGTTCAGGAGTAAGACGTGTTGATAATATGCCAATGGGATATCCTTTGGATaggaaaattgaaaactttgaaGAATTTTTGGTGCCAAATATGTACTTTAAGAGTGTCAAGATTTATCATATGGACAATTTGGAGAGGTACTATCCAATGAAGTATGAAAACTATGGAAAATTCGACTATGAATATTATGTATAG